The following is a genomic window from Candidatus Zixiibacteriota bacterium.
AACCTTTAAATCTATAAGGTAGAATATCCGTTACTCAACAATCTCCGAGATGACTCCGGCGCCGACGGTCCGGCCGCCCTCACGGATCGCAAAGCGCAACTCCTTCTCCATCGCAAT
Proteins encoded in this region:
- a CDS encoding elongation factor Tu — protein: IAMEKELRFAIREGGRTVGAGVISEIVE